From the genome of Arcobacter sp. F2176, one region includes:
- the hisJ gene encoding histidinol-phosphatase HisJ, whose product MRVDLHNHTTLCNHATGTMEEYVKKAIELGIDEFGFSEHAPMDFDEEYRLNISQKDYYENEVKKLQDKYKKQIKILLAYEVDFMQNIKMLDEILNAKVDYLIGSVHFLDGWGFDNPEFIGKYENNDIDKIWQDYFDTVQALAKSKYFDIVGHIDLIKIFKYLPKKDIKTIAKDALKEIKKSNMAIEVNAAGLRKPIKEIYPSKDILELVYELDIPITLSSDAHSVDQIGFKYEEVISYVKSFGFTKVATYEKRERMLVSF is encoded by the coding sequence ATGAGAGTAGATTTGCATAATCATACAACTCTTTGTAACCATGCAACTGGAACAATGGAAGAGTATGTAAAAAAAGCAATTGAATTAGGAATTGACGAATTTGGCTTTTCTGAACATGCCCCTATGGACTTTGATGAGGAATATAGACTTAATATTTCTCAAAAAGATTATTATGAAAATGAAGTTAAAAAACTACAAGATAAGTATAAAAAGCAAATAAAAATTTTATTGGCATATGAAGTTGATTTTATGCAAAATATAAAAATGCTAGATGAAATTTTAAATGCAAAAGTTGATTATCTTATTGGTTCTGTGCACTTTTTAGATGGTTGGGGTTTTGATAACCCAGAATTTATTGGCAAGTATGAGAATAATGATATTGATAAAATATGGCAAGATTATTTTGATACAGTTCAAGCTCTTGCAAAATCAAAGTATTTTGATATTGTAGGGCACATTGATTTAATAAAGATTTTTAAGTATCTACCTAAAAAAGATATAAAAACAATAGCAAAAGATGCTCTTAAAGAGATAAAGAAATCTAATATGGCAATAGAAGTAAATGCAGCGGGATTAAGAAAACCAATAAAAGAAATTTATCCTTCAAAAGATATTTTAGAATTGGTTTATGAACTTGATATTCCTATAACACTTAGTTCTGATGCACATAGTGTTGATCAAATAGGTTTTAAGTATGAAGAAGTAATAAGTTATGTAAAATCTTTTGGTTTTACTAAAGTGGCAACATATGAGAAGAGAGAAAGAATGCTGGTTAGTTTTTAA
- the glnA gene encoding type I glutamate--ammonia ligase → MGKFVNNTEEFFKYCEENEVKFVDFRFTDMKGMWHHVTYMMSAVNEGNLTNGLPFDGSSVDAWQPINKSDMLLKPDVATAFLDPFTADSTIIVICDVYDIYKGEMYEKCPRSIAKKALTHLSESGVGDVAYFGPENEFFIFDDVKIIDSINESYFRVDSEEGCWADSRDIEGGNTGHRPRTKGGYFPVQPTDSMVDLRAEMMLVLEQVGLEVILGHHEVAQAQGEIGIVFGDLIEAADNVQKYKYVCKMVAHLNGKTCTFMPKPLYGDNGNGMHVHQSIWKEGKNLFYKEGEYGNLSETARHYVGGIFKHARAVAAFTNPSTNSYKRLIPGFEAPSILTYSSQNRSASCRVPYGAGEKATRIEMRFPDSTSCPYLGFAAMLMAGLDGIANKVEPIGPMDEDLFEMPLDEIRERKIPQMPHTLRGSLEALIRDNDFLKPVFTQDMIDTYQHYKFETQVWPDEARPTAFEFMSTYSC, encoded by the coding sequence ATGGGTAAATTTGTTAACAATACTGAAGAGTTTTTTAAATATTGTGAAGAAAATGAAGTAAAATTTGTAGATTTTAGATTTACAGACATGAAAGGTATGTGGCATCATGTAACTTATATGATGAGTGCGGTAAATGAAGGTAATTTAACAAATGGTTTACCATTTGATGGTTCATCAGTTGATGCATGGCAACCAATTAATAAATCAGATATGCTATTAAAACCAGATGTTGCAACAGCATTTTTAGATCCTTTTACAGCAGATTCAACAATTATTGTAATTTGTGATGTTTATGATATTTATAAAGGTGAAATGTACGAAAAATGTCCAAGATCAATTGCTAAAAAAGCATTAACTCATTTAAGTGAGTCTGGTGTTGGTGATGTTGCTTATTTTGGACCTGAAAATGAATTCTTTATTTTTGATGATGTAAAAATTATAGATAGTATTAATGAGTCTTATTTTAGAGTTGATTCAGAAGAGGGTTGTTGGGCAGATTCAAGAGATATTGAAGGTGGAAATACAGGACATAGACCAAGAACTAAAGGTGGATACTTTCCAGTTCAACCAACAGATTCAATGGTTGATTTAAGAGCTGAAATGATGCTAGTTTTAGAACAAGTTGGTTTAGAAGTTATTTTAGGACATCATGAAGTTGCTCAAGCACAAGGTGAAATTGGTATTGTTTTTGGTGACTTAATTGAAGCTGCGGATAATGTTCAAAAATATAAATATGTTTGTAAAATGGTTGCACACTTAAATGGTAAAACTTGTACTTTTATGCCAAAACCACTTTACGGTGATAATGGAAATGGTATGCATGTTCATCAATCAATTTGGAAAGAGGGTAAAAACTTATTCTACAAAGAGGGTGAGTATGGAAATCTTTCTGAAACAGCTAGACATTATGTTGGTGGAATTTTTAAACATGCTAGAGCAGTTGCTGCATTTACTAACCCATCAACTAACTCTTACAAAAGATTAATTCCAGGATTTGAAGCTCCTTCAATCTTAACTTACTCTTCTCAAAATAGATCAGCTTCTTGTAGAGTTCCTTATGGAGCAGGTGAAAAAGCTACTAGAATTGAAATGAGATTTCCAGATTCTACTTCTTGTCCTTATTTAGGATTTGCAGCTATGTTAATGGCTGGACTTGATGGTATTGCTAATAAAGTTGAACCAATTGGTCCAATGGATGAAGATTTATTTGAAATGCCTTTAGATGAAATTAGAGAGAGAAAAATTCCTCAAATGCCTCATACATTAAGAGGTTCTTTAGAAGCATTAATTAGAGATAATGATTTCTTAAAACCTGTATTTACTCAAGATATGATAGATACATACCAACACTATAAATTTGAAACTCAAGTTTGGCCTGATGAAGCTAGACCTACTGCGTTTGAATTCATGAGTACTTATTCTTGTTAA
- a CDS encoding penicillin-binding protein 1A — protein sequence MIKYILGIITIIGLSVVSWLVYLYLNLRFDIDKIVNYKPPLTTQFFDKNGELVANIFEKENRLYVDYDDIPPRVIEALLAIEDTQFFEHGGVNLDAISRALIKDIKAGKLVEGASTLTQQLVKTVLLTREKKLIRKIKEALLSIRVEQVLTKEEILERYFNQVYFGHGYFGIRTAALGYFKKELYQLSLKEIAILVGLPKAPSFYDPTRNLKFSLARANQVVNRLKTLGWINQNEYQEATDSVPTVYNQTLTKNKAPYIVDYAFKELRKNIPNIKEEGYIINLTIDLKAQEIAREALKLSYNNIIKRDQYFRSQAFKGLEVYPINLIEEQEAFTKTLNGGLITIENNTGKILSLVGGVNYRESSFNRVIQSQRQPGSAVKPFIYQQALDLGYSPASLIADISRTYEFDDEETKKANTENPDANEADDQVTEETDEDTSKKRWQPKNYEEDYKGLITLREALVHSRNLATINLVNDIGIDVIYKGLKTYGFNDLPFDLSITLGSFGVSPMEFSQTYSMFSNNGIQVKPYIVSSITNRYKQTVNFEPEEKFVTTPEQAYLMTTILEDVVNKGTGRMANVEGIEIAGKTGTSNNNIDAWFCGYTPTLQTIVWFGNDDNKPMRRSETGGRAAGPAFAYFYKNYLKLHPEIKRNFSQPDNVKTTTLNGQKEYYTETSKLPLNKSRLLEKDQVQF from the coding sequence ATGATAAAATATATTTTAGGAATTATTACAATAATTGGACTATCAGTCGTATCTTGGCTAGTTTATTTATATCTCAACTTAAGATTTGATATTGATAAAATAGTTAATTATAAACCACCTTTGACAACTCAATTTTTTGATAAAAATGGTGAATTAGTAGCCAACATTTTTGAGAAAGAAAACAGACTTTATGTAGATTATGATGATATACCGCCAAGAGTAATTGAGGCATTATTAGCTATAGAAGATACTCAATTCTTCGAACATGGAGGAGTAAACCTTGATGCTATTAGTAGAGCTTTAATTAAAGATATAAAAGCTGGAAAATTAGTTGAGGGAGCTAGTACATTAACACAACAATTAGTCAAAACTGTTTTACTTACTAGAGAAAAAAAACTTATAAGAAAAATCAAAGAAGCCTTACTTTCAATTAGAGTTGAACAAGTATTAACAAAAGAAGAAATTCTGGAACGATATTTCAATCAAGTATATTTTGGCCATGGATACTTTGGTATAAGAACAGCAGCACTTGGATACTTTAAAAAAGAACTTTATCAATTATCATTAAAAGAAATTGCAATATTAGTTGGTCTTCCTAAAGCTCCTAGTTTTTATGACCCAACAAGAAATTTAAAGTTCTCACTTGCAAGAGCAAACCAAGTTGTAAATAGATTAAAAACTCTTGGTTGGATAAATCAAAATGAATACCAAGAAGCTACAGATTCTGTGCCAACTGTTTATAACCAAACCCTAACTAAAAATAAAGCTCCATATATTGTTGATTATGCCTTTAAAGAATTAAGAAAAAATATTCCAAATATAAAAGAAGAAGGATATATAATTAATTTGACTATTGATTTAAAAGCACAAGAAATAGCAAGAGAAGCTTTAAAGCTTTCATATAATAATATTATTAAAAGAGATCAATACTTTAGATCTCAAGCTTTCAAAGGCTTAGAAGTTTATCCTATAAATTTAATAGAAGAACAAGAAGCATTTACAAAAACTTTAAATGGTGGACTAATCACAATTGAAAATAATACTGGGAAAATTCTAAGTTTAGTAGGTGGTGTTAATTATAGAGAGTCTTCATTTAACAGAGTTATACAAAGTCAAAGACAACCAGGAAGTGCTGTAAAACCATTTATTTATCAACAAGCTTTAGATTTAGGGTACTCACCTGCAAGTCTTATAGCAGATATTTCAAGAACATATGAATTTGATGATGAAGAAACAAAAAAAGCTAACACAGAAAATCCTGATGCAAATGAAGCAGATGATCAAGTAACAGAAGAAACAGATGAAGATACAAGTAAAAAAAGATGGCAACCTAAGAATTATGAAGAAGATTATAAAGGATTAATTACTTTAAGAGAAGCATTAGTTCACTCACGAAATCTTGCCACAATTAATTTAGTAAATGATATAGGCATTGATGTTATTTATAAAGGATTAAAGACATATGGATTTAATGATTTACCATTTGACTTATCAATTACATTAGGAAGTTTTGGGGTTTCTCCAATGGAATTTTCCCAAACCTACTCTATGTTTTCAAATAATGGGATTCAAGTAAAACCCTATATTGTTAGTTCTATTACTAATCGATACAAACAAACTGTAAATTTTGAACCAGAAGAAAAATTTGTAACAACACCTGAACAAGCTTATTTAATGACAACAATATTAGAAGATGTTGTAAATAAAGGGACAGGAAGAATGGCAAATGTTGAGGGAATTGAGATTGCTGGGAAAACGGGAACTTCAAATAACAATATCGATGCATGGTTTTGTGGATATACTCCTACTTTACAAACAATTGTTTGGTTTGGAAATGATGACAATAAACCTATGAGAAGAAGTGAAACAGGAGGAAGAGCAGCAGGACCAGCTTTTGCATATTTTTATAAAAACTACTTGAAACTTCACCCTGAAATTAAAAGAAACTTTTCACAACCAGATAATGTTAAAACTACTACATTAAATGGACAAAAAGAGTACTATACAGAAACTTCAAAACTTCCATTAAATAAATCAAGACTTCTTGAAAAAGATCAAGTTCAATTTTAA